A segment of the Leptolyngbya sp. NIES-3755 genome:
AGAATAATAAATGCAAGATCACAGGCTGCAATGGTCGGCGCACTAGGTTTATTAACCAAACAGGAACCGGAAGTCGTAAAAATAACATTGCAAACGATCGACTTTCGGTTTCAGAAATCGGTAATCGCATCAAATACAACGCCGATATGCCTTCCAGCTTATTAATGTAGTTGGGATATTGATAATCTACTGAGATTGTTTTAGTCGTGATCCCGCCCGATTCACTCAGTCCGAGAAACTTCGTTAAAATGCCCTTATAAGAAACTTTGTATTCTGCTTTTACCGAGTCTTCTGTTTCCCGCAATTTCGTCAAAACCGGATCAAACCAGCCTTGTAAATTCTGGTGCAAATACCCATGAAACACATCCATCGTGTTTTCATTACAAATCGAGAAATGTGCTTTGAATTCAGCCCCGATCGGAACCATAAAACACTTCGGATCATCGTATTCGGGAATGTCGGGAATTGAAGTCAATTCTGCAAAAGCTCGATCGCCTGGGAATAGCCAAATCAATCCATATTTCTCTTGAACCGGATAGCTCTGCAATTTGGCGCAAGGAAGTTTCTGCCCTTCATTCCAATAGGGAATTCCGACACACTCGCCTTTTCCATTGAACTCCCAACCGTGATAGCCACACACGATCGCATCGCCTTGAACTTTGCCTTTATCCATCGCGACCCCTTTATGGGGGCAAATATTTTCCACCGCTTGAACTTGATTTTGGGAATCGCGATAGAGTGCAACTTGTTGATTCCAGATCCGAATCGGGAGAATCTTTTCTGGTTTCAGGTCATGCGCCCATGCGACTGCATACCAGTGATTAGGATTAATTCCCACTTCGCGCACTCGATTTTGAATCGTTTGACCTTGTAGAGTAGTCGCCAATTCGAGCATCACTGCTTGTTCCTTTTTGGAATACGTGTGA
Coding sequences within it:
- a CDS encoding Rieske (2Fe-2S) domain protein (similar to AA sequence:cyanobase_aa:LBDG_41230), with translation MLELATTLQGQTIQNRVREVGINPNHWYAVAWAHDLKPEKILPIRIWNQQVALYRDSQNQVQAVENICPHKGVAMDKGKVQGDAIVCGYHGWEFNGKGECVGIPYWNEGQKLPCAKLQSYPVQEKYGLIWLFPGDRAFAELTSIPDIPEYDDPKCFMVPIGAEFKAHFSICNENTMDVFHGYLHQNLQGWFDPVLTKLRETEDSVKAEYKVSYKGILTKFLGLSESGGITTKTISVDYQYPNYINKLEGISALYLMRLPISETESRSFAMLFLRLPVPVWLINLVRRPLQPVILHLLFLPFLHQDIEMIESEQENYLKNPSRRYVEVNPAIIAVQRLIVKQFDRYQQSIQHPEIIHR